The following are from one region of the Quercus robur chromosome 1, dhQueRobu3.1, whole genome shotgun sequence genome:
- the LOC126724267 gene encoding germin-like protein subfamily 1 member 7, with protein sequence MIKGVTYLITVALLALASTLVSAYDPSPLQDFCVAINNSNSAVFVNGKFCKDPAVVTADDFFFPGLNIPANTANKVGFNVTLVNVDLLPGLNTLGISLARLDFAPYGLDSPHIHPRASEILVVAEGTLLVGFVTSNPNKLFTKVLNKGDVFAFPIGLIHFQFNIGQTNAVAFAGLNSQNPGVITIANAVFGSNPPINPDVLIKAFQVDKNVVDYLQKQF encoded by the exons atgaTTAAAGGTGTTACTTACCTTATAACTGTGGCCCTTTTGGCTTTGGCATCCACCCTTGTTTCTGCCTATGACCCTAGTCCTCTGCAAGACTTTTGTGTCGCAATCAACAACTCCAATTCTGCTG TGTTtgtgaatggaaaattttgcaaggaCCCAGCAGTTGTCACAGCTGATGATTTTTTCTTCCCCGGACTCAATATTCCTGCAAACACTGCAAATAAAGTTGGATTCAATGTCACCCTTGTGAATGTCGATCTATTACCAGGTCTGAACACTCTAGGCATATCTTTGGCCCGTCTTGACTTTGCACCATATGGCTTGGATTCTCCACACATTCACCCTCGTGCCTCTGAGATTCTAGTAGTTGCGGAGGGTACTCTCTTAGTTGGATTTGTCACATCCAACCCAAACAAACTTTTCACCAAAGTTTTAAACAAGGGAGACGTCTTTGCATTCCCAATTGGTCTCATTCACTTTCAGTTTAACATAGGGCAGACCAACGCTGTTGCTTTTGCCGGTCTCAATAGCCAAAATCCCGGGGTGATCACCATTGCAAACGCGGTCTTTGGATCTAATCCTCCCATCAATCCTGATGTTCTCATCAAAGCCTTCCAAGTTGACAAGAATGTAGTTGATTATCTTCAGAAACAATTCTAG